In Monodelphis domestica isolate mMonDom1 chromosome 4, mMonDom1.pri, whole genome shotgun sequence, one DNA window encodes the following:
- the LOC100030998 gene encoding interferon-induced very large GTPase 1-like — translation MRVLLLPTPERTPYTPANWRVPSISHPPPEVRCARMRPCGIENGYASMSTPRDNAIDPHHEDPGIRDLEKMLQEVGLNPQYWVSKLQENLDVTSVQALQHLEQREVLTLKSQSKHPWEKRAIERLLQLSRTQGSWEMQEKSWVQVQERQNQAQSALIELKEMQVEGKSRQEEIVRMKEEELRQVMEIPPEYWPLTKKPLTEVIENMKEHLSVMEGTLSNRENLPDRELLKRVSGGLALQGIYQTGQPVDLLERREELLSLPENIFLLSPEQGTRTETKEFSSSHEESMFTQSMERLGFTVSFLAKGGGWGWSLESSTNNTKSSDSRELHKEHSENTYSCTTRFSYIPLACCHFSQDQLCLSRSAVQELKQLEKLLIHSNDSETHILRQRCEAFFHRFGSHVNQGPLHLGGIFWWKAITKGFQSEELHDVKQQASKALDVYIGGSYSGFGVTVGAGMNISNSQSQMTSHNTDSTNLQGRFQLSVYQTGGPPEVDSLPQWKAGLVASNCTWCVIDRGYQLVPVWDIILSNHRQDFQDPLQLTHCLTDTYTALTGKHARTQVGEEFLSAIDDAMSFLEEVKSWETTEPQEKLMKLMDFMQNLSEKTRNYDPWINICLKNPSLQQFLVDIYNFYKDFPIHEVKFIKSQLRSLLYPHVYQVKDFSQSHSIMQWIFHSAKQQQHIQVTEFDDFIQLLEKEKNNLLDVNPNLEFLGQMEEARRKATYKISSFLSSFLKTLKQSGESGTYLLLLSIAVGAGYKEENQTFHYLLGCEELNFLLCEMKEAHEKYQNLNKKCGSMAQAFLLFTGLTVTPGPISVSSEKKKQRLELMQSLTGLSWSKEVLHVLSKPRAGHDWETLEKDLNLLISGEYEVILNCVQMDQVRKELESVSQRKKKLCEPEPVTIKQHEVINSTFLELAKRLDLASYYPRKMGRADFHLIYKTSVHDTQPDKEIQLPFYFLQKLLMLDYRLRYLVCKIEGDTMTGQTVTLRNLEDDTSDPYDDLFNDSDMSSDVLTTDQPHIHPMDIQMMIFHCADDFMRQYISNKLSICQFALPLVVPNPSNSVIEFPLWSFSQIKRNWRQIEKSEGKDKVINFHNQSIFQVPIPIVSFIRVVNSATSSKSQILNSLLSKHKHDTFFHRHCRGSSKSCLLMGGVVEISWFFPGGRGEDRFESCVAFTNLHGDAKDYETQLRFLQEIASVTVVLVSASDKSERTTKMVRDLWKSSKPLVYLFDDKDKTTSNDSGLKVRIGIRNRNEAELIDQLTSVINRLLKSSGPFLSLEDCADVARRYGFLVDLDREECQEAKGKAESLMALMKEMKLSEMKETLLPLQGELWHQWCKKDKELCHLREKGNRSLEQHKSEIETEKQIIRQTQLKRAFPLNDLMRSVLEVLQSHSERDNKTQLYFLQWLDMFMDTLTKSHLEMLYKRHKQLWLQPLAENQKGSKDISLKYHQMELETVSKEIRDSSLGIAHILREVGQIYEALEEVSSQRHTVFFSLPQIAADLMVSGYPLELMDGDASYVPLKWVSAVFDRLIEKIGDKKLFVLSVLGLQSTGKSTLLNAMFGLQFNVSAGRCTRGAYIQLVKVEETLQEEMGFDFVLVVDTEGLRAPELMNKSQNRDNELATFVIGLGNLTLINIFGENPSEMQDILQIAVQAFLRMKQVNISPSCLFVHQNVGEMTAKDQNMEGRRRLQERLDEMAVTAAEQEQCTDITCFSDVIWFDVNTQVHYFAHLWEGDPPMAAPNPTYSHNIQDLKKGVLLAAKEESKGSILKISEVKVRIQDLWKALVNENFIFSFKNTREIMAISKLEAMYNNWSWQLRSHLLVLENQLVNQIQNGEILDLTRSSIEANVAEKYEAIRQELQRYFDEDQDNEILIQWKGNFENKFRNLKEALVSEITRKSIDFLSSRTSQDKLDKKKSEYEKQLLLRSRDVALLVMGKELDEDELREKFNQLWTMWVCEVSSSSSTAENLNIDVDLENVFLDHFKQEHNVRSKLQACSRKKTFSIEYEKHVKMKKKYHLYTPSIADSDKVIINQTTQDIISLVKETIESNSKMGRDYNKSYFHEILRLIDKETDSASNKSRYTYTSEYKMDLSLYLCQRAAAIFWDMHKAFKRAHDPVTYLESKREDFFMSFKISCQGATSITTFADFLGNKLTASLPIAIWKKAALDLAGEIRANCPAFNGNRSNLEKHILISLAKEENFVHYWQYIHQPEGFFKNYIKKEIEAYCGNRGTDKLNDVLSYNLNYFKNIIFSAIQESTLAAKDQNNSACVWLDTLCNKLGCYLTFPRGDLRSIEHQKITDIDFLREAMNERLDSAIQKVGEACEVVFIERVVPEIQVILSEQLSGCWKQCPFCKAICTNTVKDHSEDHSVPFHRLRAVNGGHWHNTDEFSLGFCTSYVASDVSFYRSRDEDKTFPYKTYRQAGGEYATWSITPDTSAQPYWKWFVSIETCGSSVSFLPPLQLWGCPVLSRKVQSTVAREPLQESSKPTQDLLAHL, via the coding sequence CCATGTCTACACCAAGGGATAATGCTATTGACCCACATCATGAAGACCCTGGAATAAGAGACCTGGAGAAGATGTTGCAAGAAGTGGGCCTGAATCCCCAGTACTGGGTATCTAAGCTGCAGGAAAACTTGGATGTGACCTCTGTCCAAGCCTTACAACACCTAGAACAGAGGGAAGTTCTGACACTGAAATCCCAGTCGAAACATCCATGGGAGAAACGGGCAATAGAAAGACTTCTTCAGCTGTCTAGAACCCAGGGATCATGGGAAATGCAAGAGAAGTCCTGGGTGCAAGTGCAGGAGAGACAAAATCAGGCACAGTCAGCCTTGATAGAACTGAAGGAGATGCAGGTGGAAGGTAAAAGCCGCCAGGAGGAGATTGTGAGGATGAAAGAAGAAGAGCTGAGGCAGGTCATGGAGATCCCACCAGAGTACTGGCCACTTACTAAGAAACCCCTAACAGAGGTTATAGAAAATATGAAGGAACACCTCAGTGTCATGGAAGGCACTCTCTCCAATAGGGAGAATCTTCCTGACAGGGAACTCCTGAAACGAGTTTCAGGTGGCCTAGCCCTGCAGGGAATTTACCAAACTGGACAGCCTGTGGATcttttggagaggagagaagaactgCTCAGCCTCCCAGAGAACATCTTTCTGCTCAGCCCAGAACAGGGGACACGGACGGAAACCAAAGAATTTTCGTCTTCTCATGAGGAGTCTATGTTTACCCAAAGCATGGAGAGATTAGGCTTTACTGTTAGCTTCTTGGCCAAGGGTGGAGGATGGGGATGGAGCCTGGAGTCCAGCACCAATAATaccaaatcttctgactccagagaaCTGCATAAGGAACATTCTGAGAACACTTACAGCTGCACCACCAGGTTCAGCTACATCCCACTGGCTTGCTGCCACTTTTCACAAGATCAGCTCTGTCTTAGCAGGTCAGCTGTGCAAGAGTTAAAACAGTTAGAGAAACTTCTGATCCACTCCAATGATTCAGAAACTCACATACTGAGGCAAAGATGTGAGGCATTTTTCCATAGATTTGGCTCTCATGTGAACCAGGGCCCATTGCATTTGGGAGGAATATTCTGGTGGAAAGCTATAACAAAAGGCTTCCAGTCAGAGGAGCTGCATGATGTAAAGCAACAAGCCTCCAAGGCACTCGATGTATATATTGGAGGCAGCTACTCTGGTTTTGGGGTGACAGTTGGAGCTGGAATGAACATATCAAACTCTCAATCTCAAATGACTTCTCACAATACAGATTCCACTAATTTGCAAGGAAGATTCCAATTGTCTGTATACCAAACAGGAGGCCCCCCAGAGGTGGATTCTCTTCCACAATGGAAAGCTGGTCTTGTGGCCAGCAATTGTACCTGGTGTGTCATTGACCGAGGTTATCAGTTAGTGCCTGTCTGGGACATAATTCTGTCTAATCATAGACAGGATTTTCAGGATCCCCTTCAACTAACTCACTGCCTCACAGACACTTACACAGCATTGACTGGCAAACATGCAAGAACCCAGGTTGGAGAGGAATTTCTGAGTGCAATCGATGATGCCATGTCTTTTTTAGAAGAAGTAAAATCTTGGGAAACTACTGAGCCTCAGGAGAAGTTGATGAAACTGATGGATTTCATGCAAAATCTGAGTGAGAAGACCAGGAATTATGACCCTTGGATTAACATCTGTCTCAAAAACCCATCTCTGCAGCAGTTCTTGGTAGACATTTATAACTTTTACAAAGATTTCCCAATTCATGAAGTCAAATTCATTAAATCTCAGCTGCGTAGCCTTCTGTATCCTCATGTCTATCAAGTGAAAGACTTCTCACAGAGTCACTCAATCATGCAATGGATTTTCCATTCAGCAAAGCAGCAACAACATATACAAGTTACAGAATTTGATGATTTCATTCAActcttagaaaaggaaaagaataaccTTCTTGATGTAAATCCTAACTTAGAGTTCTTGGGACAGATGGAAGAAGCTCGAAGAAAGGCCACTTATAAGATCAGTTCATTTCTCAGCTCCTTTCTGAAGACCTTGAAACAGTCAGGAGAGTCAGGCACATATCTCCTGTTACTTTCCATTGCAGTTGGTGCAGGGTACAAGGAGGAAAACCAAACCTTTCATTATCTCCTAGGATGTGAAGAATTAAATTTCCTGTTATGTGAAATGAAAGAAGCCCATGAAAAATACCAGAACCTTAATAAGAAGTGTGGCTCTATGGCTCAGGCATTCCTTCTGTTCACAGGACTCACAGTTACCCCTGGTCCTATTTCTGTgtcttcagaaaaaaagaagcaacgTTTGGAGCTCATGCAATCTCTCACGGGACTGTCATGGTCCAAAGAAGTGCTTCATGTACTCTCAAAACCCAGGGCAGGTCATGATTGGGAAACTCTGGAGAAAGATTTGAATTTGCTCATCAGTGGAGAATATGAAGTTATATTGAACTGTGTTCAGATGGACCAggtgagaaaagaactggaaagtgtctctcagagaaagaaaaagttatgTGAACCAGAACCAGTTACCATCAAACAGCATGAAGTGATAAATTCCACCTTTTTAGAGCTAGCCAAGAGGCTTGATCTGGCAAGTTACTATCCAAGGAAGATGGGTCGGGCAGATTTCCATCTGATTTACAAGACTTCTGTGCATGACACTCAGCCAGATAAAGAAATTCAGTTACCATTTTATTTCCTACAGAAGCTATTGATGCTGGATTACAGACTTAGATACTTGGTCTGCAAAATAGAGGGAGACACAATGACTGGTCAGACTGTGACTCTCAGAAACCTTGAGGATGACACTTCAGATCCTTATGATGATTTGTTTAATGATAGTGACATGTCCTCTGATGTCTTGACCACAGATCAGCCCCACATTCACCCAATGGACATCCAGATGATGATTTTTCATTGTGCagatgacttcatgagacaataCATTTCAAACAAACTTTCCATCTGCCAATTTGCTCTCCCTCTTGTGGTGCCCAATCCCTCTAATTCTGTAATAGAATTTCCCCTTTGGTCTTTCAGCCAGATCAAGAGAAACTGGAGACAGATAGAGAAATCAGAGGGAAAAGACAAAGTCATTAATTTTCATAACCAATCTATCTTCCAAGTACCTATCCCCATCGTGTCTTTCATAAGAGTTGTGAATTCTGCTACTTCTTCCAAATCTCAGATCTTGAACTCTCTGCTGAGTAAGCACAAACATGATACTTTTTTCCACCGTCACTGCCGAGGAAGCAGCAAGTCCTGCCTCTTGATGGGAGGTGTGGTAGAAATCTCCTGGTTCTTCCCAGGGGGAAGAggtgaggacagatttgaaagcTGTGTTGCTTTCACCAATCTCCATGGAGATGCCAAAGACTATGAGACCCAGCTCAGGTTTCTGCAGGAAATTGCTTCAGTCACGGTGGTCCTTGTTTCTGCTTCTGACAAAAGTGAGAGGACCACAAAAATGGTCCGGGATCTGTGGAAGTCATCCAAACCTTTGGTTTATTTGTTTGATGACAAAGATAAGACTACAAGCAATGATTCTGGCCTGAAAGTGAGAATTGGGATCAGGAATAGAAATGAGGCAGAATTAATAGATCAACTCACAAGTGTCATCAATCGCCTGCTGAAGTCTTCAGGTCCCTTTCTCAGTCTGGAAGACTGTGCAGATGTGGCTCGCCGGTATGGCTTTCTTGTAGACTTGGATAGAGAGGAGTGTCAGGAGGCCAAGGGAAAAGCAGAATCTTTGATGGCCCTCATGAAAGAGATGAAATTGTCTGAAATGAAGGAGACATTATTGCCTCTTCAAGGAGAACTTTGGCACCAGTGGTGTAAGAAGGATAAGGAGCTTTGCCACCTGCGAGAGAAAGGGAACCGTAGCCTTGAACAGCACAAGAGTGAGATTGAGACAGAAAAGCAAATAATAAGACAAACACAGCTAAAGAGGGCATTTCCTCTCAATGACTTAATGCGATCGGTGTTGGAAGTGCTCCAATCTCACTCTGAGAGAGACAACAAAACTCAGTTGTACTTCCTGCAGTGGCTGGATATGTTTATGGACACTCTGACCAAAAGTCACTTGGAAATGCTTTATAAGAGGCACAAGCAGTTGTGGTTGCAGCCATTGGCAGAAAACCAAAAGGGATCCAAGGACATCTCCTTAAAATACCACCAAATGGAACTAGAAACTGTTTCTAAGGAGATCAGGGATTCCTCATTGGGTATTGCTCATATCCTCAGAGAAGTTGGCCAGATCTATGAAGCTTTGGAAGAAGTTTCATCCCAAAGGCATACTgtgttcttctctcttcctcagatTGCTGCCGACCTGATGGTTTCTGGATATCCCCTTGAGCTGATGGATGGGGATGCTTCCTATGTACCCCTGAAGTGGGTGTCAGCTGTTTTTGACAGATTAATTGAGAAAATTGGAGACAAAAAGCTTTTTGTTCTCTCTGTTCTTGGTCTCCAAAGCACAGGGAAGTCCACTTTGCTGAATGCAATGTTTGGCCTTCAGTTCAATGTCAGTGCAGGGCGATGCACACGAGGAGCCTACATTCAGTTGGTGAAGGTGGAGGAAACCCTGCAGGAAGAGATGGGCTTTGACTTTGTCCTTGTGGTTGACACAGAAGGACTCCGGGCCCCAGAACTTATGAACAAGTCACAGAATCGGGACAATGAGCTGGCAACCTTCGTCATTGGACTTGGAAATCTGACTTTGATCAATATTTTTGGAGAGAATCCTTCAGAAATGCAAGATATTTTGCAAATTGCCGTGCAGGCCTTTCTGAGAATGAAACAAGTAAACATTTCTCCAAGCTGTCTCTTTGTCCATCAGAATGTGGGGGAAATGACTGCCAAAGATCAGAAcatggaagggagaagaagacTGCAGGAGAGACTGGATGAAATGGCAGTCACTGCTGCAGAACAGGAACAATGCACCGATATTACTTGCTTCAGTGATGTCATTTGGTTTGATGTAAACACCCAGGTCCACTATTTTGCTCATCTATGGGAAGGGGATCCTCCAATGGCTGCTCCCAACCCCACTTATAGTCACAACATCCAAGATCTTAAAAAAGGAGTTCTCTTGGCTGCCAAAGAAGAATCCAAGGGCAGCATCCTGAAGATATCTGAGGTAAAAGTTCGGATCCAGGATTTGTGGAAAGCTTTGGTGAATGAAAACTTCATCTTTAGCTTTAAGAATACCAGGGAAATCATGGCCATAAGCAAACTTGAGGCAATGTATAACAACTGGTCTTGGCAGCTAAGAAGTCATTTATTAGTGTTGGAAAACCAGTTGGTCAATCAGATTCAAAATGGAGAGATCCTGGATCTCACCAGAAGTTCTATTGAGGCAAATGTTgcagaaaaatatgaagcaatcAGGCAAGAACTTCAAAGATATTTTGATGAAGACCAAGACAATGAAATCCTGATTCAGTGGAAGGGAAATTTTGAGAATAAATTTAGAAATCTTAAGGAGGCACTTGTTTCAGAAATTACCAGAAAGTCCATTGATTTTCTTAGTTCAAGGACAAGTCAAGATAAACTGgataaaaagaaatcagaatatGAAAAACAGCTATTGTTGAGAAGTAGAGATGTGGCTTTATTAGTAATGGGTAAGGAATTAGATGAGGATGAATTGAGAGAAAAGTTCAATCAACTTTGGACAATGTGGGTCTGTGAAGTGTCCTCAAGTTCCTCTACTGCTGAAAACCTCAATATTGATGTGGATTTGGAGAATGTCTTTCTAGATCATTTTAAACAGGAGCACAATGTCAGAAGCAAACTTCAAGCTTGttccagaaagaaaacattttccattGAGTATGAAAAACatgtgaaaatgaagaaaaaatatcacCTTTACACACCTTCCATAGCAGACAGTGATAAAGTGATCATAAATCAAACTACCCAAGACATCATATCTCTGGTCAAGGAAACTATTGAATCTAATTCAAAAATGGGAAGAGATTATAACAAAAGTTATTTCCATGAAATACTGCGattgatagataaggaaactgattctGCATCCAATAAATCTCGGTACACATATACAAGTGAATATAAAATGGATTTGTCCTTATATTTGTGTCAAAGAGCAGCAGCTATTTTTTGGGATATGCACAAAGCATTCAAGAGAGCTCATGATCCTGTCACATATCTAGAAAGCAAGAGAGAGGATTTCTTCATGAGCTTTAAGATTTCCTGCCAGGGGGCAACCTCCATCACAACATTTGCTGATTTTCTGGGGAACAAGCTCACTGCTTCCCTTCCAATAGCCATCTGGAAAAAGGCAGCCCTTGACCTTGCTGGGGAGATTAGGGCTAACTGTCCTGCCTTCAATGGAAACCGATCCAACCTGGAAAAACATATTCtcatctctctggctaaggaAGAAAACTTTGTGCATTATTGGCAATATATCCATCAACCAGAAGGGTTTTTCAAAAATTACATTAAGAAAGAGATTGAAGCATACTGTGGAAATAGAGGAACTGACAAATTGAATGATGTTTTAAGTTACAATTTGAACTATTTTAAGAACATCATCTTCTCTGCTATTCAGGAGTCAACTCTGGCAGCTAAAGATCAAAACAATTCTGCTTGTGTGTGGCTGGACACATTGTGTAATAAGTTGGGGTGTTATTTGACCTTTCCAAGAGGTGACTTAAGAAGCATTGAACACCAGAAGATAACTGACATAGATTTCCTCAGAGAAGCCATGAATGAACGCCTGGATAGTGCAATCCAAAAGGTAGGAGAGGCATGTGAGGTTGTATTTATAGAGAGAGTTGTGCCCGAGATTCAAGTTATACTCTCTGAGCAGCTCAGTGGCTGCTGGAAGCAATGTCCCTTTTGCAAGGCAATCTGTACAAATACAGTCAAAGATCACAGTGAGGACCACAGTGTCCCTTTCCATCGTTTGCGTGCTGTCAATGGTGGACATTGGCACAATACTGATGAGTTTTCACTTGGTTTCTGTACTAGCTATGTAGCAAGTGATGTTTCATTTTATCGTTCTCGTGATGAAGATAAGACTTTCCCATATAAGACTTATCGTCAGGCAGGTGGTGAATATGCCACATGGAGCATCACTCCAGACACATCCGCCCAGCCATACTGGAAATGGTTT